One Yimella lutea DNA window includes the following coding sequences:
- the ssb gene encoding single-stranded DNA-binding protein — MANNNIVIVGNLTADPELKFTPSGAAVASFSVASTERKFDRGTNAWVDGDTTFMRVSAWRDLGEHIAESLKKGDKVIVTGRLKSNVVEKDGQKTTYFEVEAEHVGPSLEWATAVVTRVTKNGGGLGNGQAAAPQAQAPQQSAPQAAPAAQPQQYAQPAQAGGYQGDF, encoded by the coding sequence ATGGCAAACAACAACATCGTCATCGTCGGCAACCTGACCGCCGACCCGGAACTCAAGTTCACTCCGTCCGGCGCAGCGGTCGCTTCGTTCTCGGTCGCCTCGACCGAGCGCAAGTTCGACCGGGGCACGAACGCCTGGGTCGACGGAGACACCACGTTCATGCGGGTTTCCGCGTGGCGCGACCTCGGTGAGCACATCGCCGAGTCGCTCAAGAAGGGCGACAAGGTCATCGTGACCGGACGCCTCAAGAGCAACGTCGTCGAGAAGGACGGTCAGAAGACCACTTACTTCGAGGTGGAGGCCGAGCACGTCGGCCCGAGCCTGGAGTGGGCGACCGCCGTCGTCACCCGCGTCACCAAGAACGGTGGCGGTCTGGGAAACGGGCAGGCGGCTGCGCCGCAGGCCCAGGCTCCGCAGCAGTCGGCCCCCCAGGCCGCGCCCGCCGCGCAGCCGCAGCAGTACGCGCAGCCTGCTCAGGCTGGCGGCTACCAGGGCGATTTCTAG
- a CDS encoding PHP domain-containing protein, whose product MTFVHLHNHTEFSPLDGLQRPVGMCREAKRQGAPAVAFTDHGTLAAAPAMAAAGLEVGIPVIGGVEAYVAVGSRWSPDTIEGVADSDAEGDRVVSRYHLTLLAKSQQGWNNLVRLTNEASQSVKSYPLMDFELLKQYSDGLIIGTGCLGGPLSVALRSRGGYQAGLEIVAQLLDILDGDTERLFVEVMDHGIPDERALLPMQVAIADHYGLRMVATNDAHYTHIDQCEDHDRWLAIGSSKHLDDPKRFRFHGAGYHMRTSEEILEAFSWAKEILGDRDIIGTSVEIANMVEGTLADFLPASRPRMPKFPVTNPVTLAYAERDGVSPQNRLLRELVGTGAVKRFCDPNDPHPTLPQGVKDRLKFEFDVISKFGYEDYFLIVNDWIAWARNEGYPTGPGRGCLHGDSLIWTTAGYLPIRDIQRGDTVRTHTGALRQVSNTFRYEVQEKLVTLRTFSDGNGVSMTSDHKVLVSPQRLFEGGGKRARNGRFYAEDLAPTQWTPAGEVQVGDLLCVPRPASPGTAPSVIDVASVLPAANGKTRHIITSEEIIELVPTNRPYPHSVREVTARTGVSRHTIQSIIARGWTETGPLTIQRSNGQSCRATRSEAARDALWTDLSSHGFASFAAWDAHVRQHATVEIRTPRFVTVNEDLLFLLGAFASNGWLRTDSTRAVGFAERGSTATDLIPLLVKRVWGLDVPQARHATTDLVQWDIRSAAVFGLFRSLAPDYRMSATTKHLPTWVADLSLEQKRMVLDGLWWGDGSRHDGRASYSTASSALMQQVRDLLWSIGAPAGVRVDDRIDLRPEFANRARSWQIRTTGGFTAPKDQFGGADENFVYLRVRSAETTDAVREVFDFEVPVDHSFMTDSYVVHNSAAGSLVAFCLQITDVDPLKHNLLFERFLDVTRLDPPDIDIDFPEALFNRAVGYLQDKYGYEHVAQIGTFSSKKAKSLVRDLGRLTGYASLGATLAEMVPDHADVTLTDLLRTDPDPENENQVRWSLDGAPLRAQMEEDDMSADLVEQAVAIEGTKSYPGIHACGVVLSDEPLLDILPMRKDKRTASTGEDGKPDLRTAQWVTIWDSNPLAAMGFTKFDRLGLKSLDIIAAAKEHVEKVTGEPIDLAYGKLPMDGQTDERARRTWELLAAGDTAGLFQLGSSGMTKLVKGIAPTCLDDLSAAVALYRPGPMGAGMHNRYVARRRGQEEISYEYLTSNPAEAAVLAGVLDKSLGLIVVQEDLMSLAREVAGFGPDKRNKLRKAFSKKKKADMDALKEIFFRQGAIATLDNPETDTAASIPFGEHTLKELWRTFEASASYLFNSCAVGETELWTGRGTGPKAEKWTIEKLYHRLYGDDDVAAGMCAHCGERPTRPTAVGRMCARCSTWLYKFNDSRGFMLLAYDSSDGRIRPQRVKDVHCHGVKPVFRIELSDGTVLRSTGNHRWLSAQGYRTVDQLNPGDALIADGGYERQDSSDPSRRVTVGERIGSRTEVNGVTRSGWFIDGGYNRLQEWTEQTIAEAACDECGVTREQTRLERAHLDGDRTNNQPSNLAWKCVSHHKEWDYAHNNRPRRWAKGHTTRELEIVTVTPDGEELVYDVEMAEGTDHNFVANGVVSHNSHSAPYAYIGYMTAYLKANWPAHFAAAQLTVTTDKDRRLPVLDSVRRSGVTVLGPSLAAGNLDTAVEGSHTVRLGLSEIAGVKDNAAKLVQIIERNGGPFKTLGDLLRAAKVDDKFIPSNVFEGLIDAGALDEYGTRRGMSCVLRALREYPDLPIPAIEWSVAERAARERARLGIIVGRHPLSEMQAQVRAWNPHPDQAPCVPVAGLSPCPVVTTKAMVSEWTIGHTRGREFARFTIEGSTGSISGVLWPESLEKARLANGLRDPKPGDIVCMRGRVKISAMGDVDEDDSTDEQLEMIGSAFWLGTHFVSVAQDNLAPVRALHVASMFSVPAMQPDMSSPQEPVDVVEVEDEADADAASNVFQLFPVQLQPVIQTAPEPVPDPIPVTPSAPPPAHSGPVPTGGSSHESNPLIISMTSSVAVSVRNSSRKLAREMKSVLVPGADVTAIAEDLSNLNLHHRVSRDGFQLEVTPDKYPVNRPCVVLVDGGPKARESDIA is encoded by the coding sequence ATGACGTTCGTCCACCTCCACAACCACACCGAGTTCAGTCCGCTTGACGGTCTCCAACGACCCGTGGGCATGTGCCGTGAAGCCAAGCGCCAGGGTGCGCCGGCGGTCGCCTTCACCGATCACGGCACGCTGGCTGCGGCGCCTGCGATGGCTGCTGCCGGCCTCGAGGTCGGCATCCCAGTCATCGGCGGTGTCGAGGCGTACGTCGCCGTCGGTTCGCGTTGGTCCCCGGACACGATCGAGGGCGTCGCCGATTCCGACGCCGAAGGCGACCGAGTCGTCAGCCGCTACCACCTGACGCTGCTCGCCAAGAGCCAGCAGGGTTGGAACAACCTCGTCCGGCTCACTAACGAGGCCTCGCAGTCCGTCAAGAGCTACCCACTGATGGACTTCGAACTGCTCAAGCAGTACTCCGACGGACTCATCATCGGCACCGGCTGCCTCGGCGGGCCACTGTCTGTGGCGCTGCGTTCCAGGGGTGGTTACCAGGCCGGGCTGGAGATCGTCGCGCAGCTGCTCGACATCCTCGACGGCGACACCGAACGGTTGTTTGTGGAGGTCATGGATCACGGGATCCCTGACGAGCGCGCACTGCTACCGATGCAGGTCGCCATCGCCGATCACTACGGCCTACGGATGGTCGCCACCAACGACGCGCACTACACCCACATAGACCAGTGTGAGGACCACGACCGCTGGCTCGCGATCGGTAGTAGCAAGCACCTGGACGATCCCAAGCGTTTCCGCTTCCACGGAGCCGGCTACCACATGCGGACCTCCGAGGAGATCCTCGAAGCGTTCTCCTGGGCGAAGGAGATCCTGGGTGACCGGGACATCATCGGCACCTCGGTCGAGATCGCGAACATGGTCGAGGGCACCCTCGCCGACTTCCTGCCGGCCAGCCGCCCGCGCATGCCGAAGTTCCCGGTCACCAACCCGGTGACTCTCGCCTACGCCGAGCGCGACGGCGTCAGCCCGCAGAACCGGCTGCTGCGCGAACTTGTCGGCACCGGTGCGGTCAAGCGCTTCTGCGACCCGAACGACCCCCACCCGACGCTGCCGCAGGGCGTCAAAGATCGCCTCAAGTTCGAGTTCGACGTCATCTCCAAGTTCGGATACGAGGACTATTTCCTCATCGTCAACGACTGGATCGCTTGGGCGCGCAACGAGGGCTACCCGACAGGACCGGGCCGCGGTTGTCTGCACGGCGACTCTCTCATCTGGACAACCGCCGGCTACCTGCCAATCCGCGACATCCAGCGTGGCGACACGGTGCGCACCCACACCGGCGCGCTGCGCCAGGTCAGCAACACTTTCCGCTACGAGGTCCAGGAGAAGCTTGTCACGCTGCGCACCTTCTCCGACGGCAACGGTGTCTCGATGACGAGCGACCACAAGGTCCTCGTCAGCCCCCAGCGTCTCTTCGAGGGTGGCGGGAAGCGCGCTCGGAACGGACGTTTCTACGCCGAGGACCTCGCCCCGACGCAGTGGACGCCCGCGGGCGAGGTTCAGGTTGGCGATCTGCTGTGCGTGCCGCGTCCGGCCTCGCCCGGTACCGCCCCGTCGGTCATCGACGTCGCGTCCGTGCTGCCCGCAGCGAACGGGAAGACCCGGCACATCATCACGAGCGAGGAGATCATCGAGCTCGTACCGACGAACAGGCCGTACCCGCACAGCGTGCGCGAGGTCACCGCTCGGACCGGCGTCTCCCGTCACACGATCCAGTCGATCATCGCTCGTGGGTGGACTGAGACCGGTCCACTCACGATCCAGCGATCGAACGGACAGTCCTGTCGAGCTACGCGGTCCGAGGCGGCTCGCGACGCACTGTGGACCGACCTGTCGTCCCACGGCTTCGCGTCGTTCGCTGCGTGGGACGCCCATGTCCGCCAACACGCGACCGTCGAAATCCGGACTCCGCGATTCGTGACCGTTAACGAGGATCTGCTGTTCCTGCTCGGCGCCTTCGCCTCGAACGGGTGGTTGCGGACCGACTCCACCCGTGCCGTTGGCTTCGCCGAGCGCGGCAGCACCGCAACCGACCTCATCCCGCTGCTGGTCAAGCGCGTCTGGGGGCTGGACGTCCCACAAGCGCGCCATGCAACGACGGATCTGGTTCAGTGGGACATCCGCTCCGCTGCGGTGTTCGGGCTGTTCCGATCTCTGGCGCCCGACTACCGCATGTCCGCCACCACCAAGCACTTGCCCACCTGGGTCGCAGACCTGTCGCTCGAGCAGAAGCGCATGGTTCTCGACGGGCTGTGGTGGGGAGACGGCTCCCGGCACGACGGGAGGGCTTCGTACAGCACCGCCTCCTCCGCCCTCATGCAGCAGGTGCGTGACTTGCTCTGGTCGATCGGCGCTCCGGCCGGCGTCCGGGTGGACGATCGCATCGACCTGCGACCGGAGTTCGCGAACCGCGCGCGTTCCTGGCAGATCCGCACGACGGGTGGGTTCACCGCGCCCAAGGACCAGTTCGGTGGCGCCGACGAGAACTTCGTATACCTGCGCGTCCGCTCGGCCGAGACCACCGACGCAGTCCGCGAGGTCTTCGATTTCGAAGTGCCGGTCGACCACAGCTTCATGACCGACTCCTACGTCGTGCACAACTCGGCAGCCGGGTCCCTCGTTGCATTCTGTTTGCAGATCACCGACGTCGACCCGCTGAAACACAACCTGCTGTTCGAGCGATTCCTCGACGTCACGCGCCTGGACCCGCCCGACATTGACATCGACTTCCCCGAGGCCCTGTTCAACCGCGCCGTCGGCTACCTGCAGGACAAGTACGGCTACGAGCACGTTGCGCAGATCGGCACGTTCAGCTCCAAGAAGGCCAAGTCCCTCGTCCGCGACCTCGGCCGTCTCACCGGGTACGCCAGCCTCGGCGCCACTTTGGCTGAGATGGTGCCGGACCACGCCGACGTCACGCTGACTGACCTGCTGCGCACCGACCCCGACCCGGAGAACGAGAACCAGGTCCGGTGGTCACTCGATGGCGCGCCGCTGCGTGCCCAGATGGAAGAGGACGACATGTCCGCCGACCTGGTCGAGCAGGCCGTCGCCATCGAAGGCACCAAGTCCTACCCCGGCATCCACGCCTGCGGTGTAGTGCTGTCGGATGAGCCGCTGCTGGACATCCTGCCAATGCGCAAGGACAAGCGCACCGCGAGCACCGGTGAGGACGGAAAGCCGGACCTGCGGACCGCTCAGTGGGTCACCATCTGGGACTCCAATCCGCTCGCGGCGATGGGCTTCACCAAGTTCGACCGTCTCGGGTTGAAGAGCCTGGACATCATCGCGGCAGCCAAGGAGCACGTCGAGAAGGTCACCGGTGAACCGATCGACCTGGCCTACGGCAAGCTGCCGATGGACGGGCAGACCGATGAGCGCGCCCGCCGCACCTGGGAGCTGTTGGCTGCCGGTGACACCGCCGGACTGTTCCAGCTCGGATCCTCCGGCATGACCAAGCTCGTCAAGGGCATCGCCCCGACGTGCCTGGATGACCTGTCGGCGGCCGTCGCGCTGTACCGCCCCGGCCCGATGGGGGCCGGGATGCACAACCGGTACGTCGCACGCCGACGCGGGCAGGAGGAGATCAGCTACGAGTACCTGACCTCCAACCCGGCCGAGGCCGCAGTGCTCGCCGGTGTCCTCGACAAGTCCCTCGGACTGATCGTCGTGCAGGAAGACCTGATGAGTCTGGCGCGTGAGGTCGCCGGGTTCGGACCGGACAAGCGCAACAAGCTACGCAAGGCCTTCAGCAAGAAGAAGAAAGCCGACATGGACGCCCTGAAGGAGATCTTCTTCCGCCAGGGCGCCATCGCGACGCTCGACAACCCGGAGACCGACACCGCAGCCTCGATTCCGTTCGGTGAGCACACCCTCAAGGAGTTGTGGCGCACCTTCGAGGCCTCGGCCTCGTACCTCTTCAATAGCTGCGCAGTTGGGGAAACCGAGCTGTGGACGGGCCGTGGGACGGGTCCGAAGGCGGAGAAGTGGACGATCGAGAAGCTCTATCACCGACTCTACGGGGACGACGATGTCGCCGCCGGAATGTGTGCTCATTGCGGTGAGCGTCCGACGCGTCCGACAGCTGTCGGACGGATGTGCGCCCGCTGCTCGACGTGGCTCTACAAGTTCAACGACAGCCGCGGCTTCATGCTGTTGGCGTACGACTCGAGCGACGGGCGCATCCGCCCGCAGCGCGTCAAAGACGTGCACTGCCACGGTGTGAAGCCGGTGTTCCGGATCGAACTGTCGGACGGAACGGTGCTGCGTTCGACCGGCAACCACCGGTGGTTGTCCGCGCAGGGTTACCGCACCGTCGACCAGCTGAACCCCGGCGATGCACTGATCGCCGACGGCGGCTACGAGCGACAGGATTCCAGCGACCCGTCCCGTCGAGTCACCGTCGGTGAGCGCATCGGAAGTCGCACAGAAGTCAACGGGGTGACGCGTTCTGGGTGGTTCATCGACGGTGGGTACAACCGGCTGCAGGAATGGACCGAGCAGACCATCGCGGAGGCGGCCTGCGACGAGTGCGGTGTCACCCGGGAGCAGACGCGTCTCGAGCGCGCGCACCTGGACGGCGACCGGACGAACAACCAGCCGTCCAACCTGGCGTGGAAGTGCGTCTCGCACCATAAGGAGTGGGACTACGCGCACAACAACCGACCGCGCCGTTGGGCCAAGGGGCACACCACCCGTGAACTGGAGATCGTCACGGTCACCCCGGACGGCGAGGAGTTGGTCTACGACGTTGAGATGGCTGAGGGGACTGACCATAACTTCGTCGCCAACGGGGTTGTCAGTCACAACAGCCACTCGGCGCCGTACGCCTATATCGGTTACATGACGGCCTACCTGAAGGCGAACTGGCCAGCGCACTTTGCTGCGGCCCAGCTCACCGTGACCACCGATAAGGACAGGCGTCTGCCGGTCCTGGATTCGGTGCGCCGGTCCGGTGTGACTGTGCTCGGCCCGAGCCTGGCTGCCGGCAACCTCGACACCGCTGTCGAGGGCAGCCACACGGTGCGGCTTGGTCTGTCCGAGATCGCTGGGGTGAAGGACAACGCCGCCAAGCTCGTGCAGATCATCGAGCGCAACGGGGGGCCGTTCAAGACGCTCGGGGACCTGTTGCGGGCCGCGAAGGTGGATGACAAGTTCATCCCGAGCAACGTCTTCGAAGGGCTGATCGACGCCGGCGCGCTGGACGAGTACGGCACCCGTCGGGGGATGAGTTGCGTACTGCGGGCGCTGCGGGAGTACCCCGACCTGCCGATCCCGGCGATCGAATGGTCGGTGGCCGAGCGCGCGGCCCGTGAACGTGCACGTCTCGGCATCATCGTCGGTCGCCACCCGCTGAGCGAGATGCAGGCGCAGGTCCGTGCGTGGAACCCGCACCCGGATCAGGCTCCGTGCGTTCCGGTCGCTGGCCTGTCACCCTGCCCGGTCGTCACCACGAAGGCGATGGTGTCTGAGTGGACGATCGGTCACACCCGCGGACGTGAGTTCGCGCGGTTCACCATCGAGGGTTCCACCGGGTCGATCTCCGGTGTGCTGTGGCCCGAGTCGTTGGAGAAAGCGCGTCTCGCCAACGGGTTGCGCGACCCGAAGCCGGGAGACATTGTCTGCATGCGCGGCCGGGTGAAGATCTCGGCGATGGGCGATGTTGATGAGGACGACTCGACCGACGAGCAGTTGGAGATGATCGGTTCCGCATTCTGGCTCGGTACCCACTTCGTGTCGGTGGCTCAGGACAACCTCGCACCGGTTCGAGCGCTGCATGTCGCGTCTATGTTCTCCGTGCCGGCGATGCAGCCCGATATGTCCTCGCCGCAAGAGCCGGTCGACGTCGTTGAAGTCGAGGACGAGGCAGATGCCGACGCGGCCAGCAACGTCTTCCAGCTGTTTCCCGTGCAGCTACAGCCCGTGATCCAGACGGCGCCGGAGCCGGTTCCGGATCCGATTCCGGTGACGCCGAGCGCGCCGCCACCAGCCCACAGCGGGCCGGTCCCAACGGGCGGTTCATCACACGAATCCAATCCGTTGATCATCAGCATGACGAGCTCGGTCGCCGTGTCTGTGCGCAACTCGAGCCGCAAGCTTGCTCGCGAGATGAAGTCCGTGCTGGTCCCCGGCGCAGATGTGACCGCGATCGCGGAAGACCTGAGCAACCTCAACCTGCACCACCGGGTGTCGCGAGATGGGTTTCAGCTGGAAGTGACGCCGGACAAGTACCCGGTGAACCGACCGTGCGTCGTGCTCGTGGACGGCGGACCGAAGGCGCGAGAGAGCGACATCGCGTGA
- a CDS encoding O-methyltransferase, translating to MARQYEFRPAKAAQRRMIVDACRRLTAIAALDQYQYVGFGGLEFIDFVEFHRGLGVPQMTSIERDTNMLHRLEFNKPYNGIRLLMGEARNELPQVDWTKLSITWLDYTDVLTTDILRDVDFVVRSSQPGSVVIVTVNGATTGVRLPERLSNLRMNLGDLIADDLTDKDMAAWGPTRAERSVLQAAAHSASREAHGLPLRQLFNFHYADDAKMLTWGGIVTSPSLDRTIDLCRFEDLHFVRTGDDAFEINVPVLTEREITYLETELVGAGPLPKIKGVEPKDIQSFAQVYRWRVGTR from the coding sequence ATGGCTCGGCAGTACGAGTTCCGGCCTGCCAAGGCCGCGCAGCGTCGCATGATTGTCGATGCGTGCCGACGGCTGACGGCGATCGCCGCCCTCGACCAGTACCAGTACGTCGGTTTCGGTGGACTGGAGTTCATCGACTTCGTCGAATTCCACCGCGGCCTCGGTGTCCCGCAGATGACGAGCATCGAGCGGGATACGAACATGCTGCATCGGCTGGAGTTCAACAAGCCCTACAACGGCATCCGGCTGCTCATGGGCGAAGCACGCAACGAGCTCCCGCAGGTGGACTGGACCAAGCTCTCGATCACCTGGCTCGACTACACGGACGTGCTCACTACGGACATTCTACGCGATGTGGACTTCGTGGTGCGCTCAAGCCAACCCGGCAGCGTTGTCATCGTGACCGTCAACGGCGCGACGACCGGCGTCCGGCTGCCCGAAAGGTTAAGCAATCTGCGTATGAATCTCGGAGACCTCATCGCTGATGACCTCACCGATAAGGACATGGCGGCATGGGGGCCTACTCGGGCCGAACGAAGCGTCCTTCAAGCAGCGGCACACTCCGCCAGCCGCGAAGCCCACGGGCTTCCTCTGCGCCAACTCTTCAACTTCCACTACGCAGATGACGCCAAGATGCTCACGTGGGGCGGGATCGTGACAAGCCCGTCGCTCGACCGCACGATCGACTTGTGTCGGTTCGAGGACCTCCACTTCGTCCGCACCGGTGACGACGCATTCGAGATCAACGTTCCCGTGCTCACCGAACGGGAGATCACCTACCTGGAAACCGAACTCGTCGGTGCCGGTCCCCTACCGAAGATCAAGGGCGTGGAGCCAAAGGACATCCAGTCGTTCGCTCAGGTCTACCGCTGGCGGGTCGGCACCCGCTGA
- a CDS encoding ATP-grasp domain-containing protein — protein MPDIDALRVVTHKHWVADGLSVNTIGVVVESDLGFDMPPPGRAFWCPTEWAARAGLSMQAPGPHWLSSAPWWALHRRIETVPLADLRSGAVRWTVPRFAKVAEAKPQNLPAGVRSTLSGFLVEAAAAGLPDGSWIQLTTPTSFDLEVRCFVLDGRVVAHSPYLVNGQTWHEGMSINRFDAARAVLFAGRVADAVPGPRGYVLDVGRTNGIWSVVEANPAWSSAFYGADIDGVVVTVLAANGADPTGEWDWRPDAWLIQRAARQRPLHESVETSPSSHRASAGCHRLPE, from the coding sequence ATGCCTGACATCGACGCGCTGCGCGTCGTCACCCATAAACACTGGGTGGCTGATGGGCTGAGTGTCAACACGATCGGGGTCGTTGTCGAGTCCGATCTCGGCTTCGATATGCCGCCGCCGGGACGCGCGTTCTGGTGCCCGACGGAATGGGCTGCGCGAGCGGGTCTGTCGATGCAGGCGCCCGGACCGCACTGGTTGTCGAGCGCTCCGTGGTGGGCGCTCCACCGACGCATCGAGACGGTGCCGCTGGCCGATCTTCGATCCGGAGCCGTCCGCTGGACGGTGCCTCGGTTCGCCAAGGTCGCCGAGGCGAAACCGCAGAACCTGCCCGCCGGTGTCCGGTCCACGCTGTCGGGTTTTCTCGTCGAAGCAGCAGCGGCCGGTTTGCCGGACGGGTCGTGGATCCAGCTGACGACACCGACGTCGTTCGATCTCGAGGTCCGGTGCTTCGTACTCGATGGCCGCGTCGTTGCCCACAGCCCGTACCTGGTGAACGGGCAGACGTGGCATGAGGGCATGTCCATCAACCGTTTCGACGCAGCCCGCGCCGTGCTGTTCGCAGGTCGGGTCGCCGACGCCGTGCCCGGACCGCGTGGGTATGTGCTGGACGTCGGGCGCACCAACGGCATCTGGTCGGTCGTCGAGGCGAACCCGGCGTGGTCGTCGGCGTTCTACGGTGCGGACATCGACGGCGTGGTCGTCACCGTGCTCGCCGCGAACGGTGCCGATCCGACGGGGGAGTGGGACTGGCGCCCGGACGCCTGGCTCATTCAGCGGGCCGCGCGCCAGCGGCCGCTGCACGAGAGCGTCGAAACGTCGCCTTCGTCGCACCGTGCGAGTGCAGGCTGCCACCGGTTGCCTGAGTGA
- a CDS encoding tyrosine-type recombinase/integrase produces the protein MTREHTKPSSCARGLSGLASTYRQVIFANVSTVFTAAVDDSLIQKNPCKAPSVRKPKPEPRTMTPWSSKQVALVRDALPTAINWSRILVPGWACAKARYSVCHPMTSTWTKGEIEIVRQVQLRGGNKQLFGLPKGRKTRRVPLPDSVLDAINEHMTHYLPRKVTLPWDRLDGPERTFALLLTTRERGALNRNYFNTHLWRPALEEAGIEVTRENGTHALRHFYASTLLDAGESIKALSEYLGHADPGFTLRTYTHLMPTSTERTRKAIDSMFSEHDGRRPSETAKEPAERRSPAESVRPAPGSSILPPTRPAPPRPGPSL, from the coding sequence TTGACGAGGGAACACACGAAGCCGTCGAGCTGCGCCCGCGGCCTGTCCGGCCTCGCCTCGACCTATCGACAGGTCATCTTCGCCAACGTCTCGACCGTCTTCACCGCAGCGGTCGATGACAGTCTGATCCAGAAGAACCCCTGCAAGGCGCCTTCGGTACGCAAGCCGAAGCCGGAGCCGCGCACGATGACCCCCTGGTCGTCAAAGCAGGTGGCACTGGTTCGAGACGCGCTCCCGACCGCTATCAACTGGTCACGCATCTTGGTGCCGGGCTGGGCCTGCGCCAAGGCGAGATATTCGGTCTGTCACCCGATGACATCGACTTGGACAAAGGGCGAGATCGAGATCGTCCGGCAGGTCCAGCTCCGTGGCGGCAACAAGCAGCTCTTCGGGCTGCCCAAAGGACGTAAGACTCGCCGGGTCCCGCTCCCCGATTCGGTGCTCGACGCGATCAACGAGCACATGACGCACTACCTGCCGCGCAAAGTGACCCTGCCCTGGGATCGACTCGACGGGCCAGAGCGGACCTTCGCTCTACTGCTCACCACGCGGGAAAGGGGCGCGCTCAACCGCAACTACTTCAACACCCACCTCTGGCGTCCAGCACTTGAAGAAGCCGGCATCGAGGTCACCCGAGAGAACGGCACCCACGCACTTCGCCACTTCTACGCCAGCACCCTGCTCGACGCCGGCGAGTCGATCAAGGCACTCAGCGAATACCTCGGCCACGCCGACCCCGGCTTCACGCTCCGCACCTACACCCACCTCATGCCGACATCGACTGAGCGAACCCGCAAGGCCATCGACTCGATGTTCAGTGAGCACGACGGTAGGCGTCCGTCCGAGACCGCCAAGGAACCGGCAGAGCGCCGCTCCCCCGCCGAGAGCGTTCGACCCGCACCGGGCAGCTCGATCCTGCCGCCAACGCGGCCTGCGCCGCCTCGACCCGGCCCCAGCCTGTGA
- a CDS encoding class I SAM-dependent methyltransferase, translated as MRSFEDLVTEAEDADVTGWGFGWLEGRANEQRPSWGYARLLEQRLAHAGSALDIDTGGGEVVNEASCLPRTMVVTESWAPNAERAREILGARGVRVVATDTGGGLPFDDSSFDVVSSRHPVKPDWSEIHRVLRPGGCYLAQHVGPSSAFELIEFMLGPLSPQQRSGRDPKAEAAEARAAGLTVDRLRTARCRMEFGPYPRILDTGCDYAAGRSVLVNPRNLAVFCVQTGSNRERATTHGVGPNRSHLAVLLSAPGATHWLRRLGRPAPEEVGPSPPSAARSVVRPCGVGMGGSIHRLRRLGRSHWVESGHPGSARPTHETGRTVFA; from the coding sequence GGTTTCGGTTGGCTCGAAGGTCGAGCCAATGAGCAGCGACCGTCGTGGGGTTATGCGCGCTTGCTGGAGCAGCGGCTGGCACATGCCGGTAGCGCGCTGGACATCGACACCGGTGGCGGAGAGGTCGTCAACGAGGCGTCCTGTTTGCCCCGCACCATGGTCGTGACCGAATCCTGGGCACCGAACGCGGAACGTGCCCGCGAGATCCTGGGCGCCCGCGGCGTTCGCGTCGTGGCGACAGACACCGGCGGCGGGCTGCCGTTCGACGACTCATCATTCGACGTGGTCAGCTCACGGCACCCGGTGAAACCCGACTGGTCGGAAATCCACCGGGTTCTCCGTCCTGGAGGGTGCTACCTCGCCCAGCACGTCGGGCCGTCCTCCGCGTTCGAGCTCATCGAGTTCATGCTCGGCCCGTTGTCGCCCCAACAGCGCAGCGGTCGTGATCCGAAGGCTGAGGCTGCCGAAGCGCGAGCGGCGGGCCTGACGGTCGACCGATTGCGGACGGCTCGATGTCGAATGGAGTTCGGGCCCTACCCCCGGATCTTGGACACGGGGTGTGATTACGCAGCAGGTCGCAGCGTACTCGTAAACCCGCGGAATCTCGCAGTTTTCTGTGTTCAAACAGGTTCGAATCGGGAGCGTGCCACCACGCACGGGGTCGGCCCGAATCGCTCGCATCTCGCCGTCCTGCTGTCCGCGCCCGGCGCTACCCACTGGCTCCGCAGGCTGGGTAGGCCGGCCCCGGAAGAAGTTGGACCCTCACCACCGTCCGCTGCGCGATCGGTGGTGCGCCCGTGCGGGGTTGGCATGGGCGGGTCTATCCACCGGCTCCGACGGCTGGGTAGGTCGCACTGGGTCGAAAGTGGGCACCCTGGGTCTGCGCGACCTACCCATGAAACAGGCAGAACCGTTTTCGCCTGA